A region from the Drosophila mauritiana strain mau12 chromosome 2L, ASM438214v1, whole genome shotgun sequence genome encodes:
- the LOC117135175 gene encoding uncharacterized protein LOC117135175 isoform X7: MGTICSLSAALSCNIAYRFPIYEMEHLDLAGYLGHAPQSWNTLGTFQEQDAVYLSSSRQMLEPILEETSEDEERARSSFIVSLDHRSTLWSSTESETGSVLRIETIKDVDAVSERDFVCPPKRPRRSHDLNSGQIPEDCVQLRRPMSYDPEYHNSFERFLALEACARDSFGSQGQRSSIGSRRGGTFDDFYSDRDSAHSLSRSSSLVQFESLERQLTLQEQHQSMNSLGNSSPSLTCESGAATRARTRDSSPDSRKGSAPTLSLLKRYESSDCSRLHQTYYELNNLNFEYKQQQELLSRSLRETKLKSEGSSSSSSSSDSSGHSLLSSCLVPDGAVATEGGKQDGVSSRRIPPNSAENLSEDSGYCEPRTLKREKSKSIPKNFDKLCEEEEELLLLEEGAPHSRDFKDEHDLCQTEIEQTADTAALACSPSSINSSPERASSESESASPLPSPTGSASTSSAASFTWLHNSLPDIREPRGPLSGGINNSKPKTNGSVLATTRKNSGSTRSSSSADSCDGLSLLGPTHSLNELQVLERRRRPRQIRPSQRNSHSNSSSEELEELDNFFVACHTPPMIRRSFSWNERARKVVGVASAGYLNASYQNLTLLNYTDNWLPAELLQKNHKRSPAEEMSKQSSKTCGNYEHMICKGNFLLDEISKVYDKNVSILTDKPVLDTKLSAPEECDLNAPIECSKVQHVQLNIKPPPRQKRLTQQPPAAITFNGLVKTFDQDPTNLRTSYTQSLERCHLDEQETAKPASYPPSVISQRFLPKRRFQSQTSAAMQRSLVSSTPNLAASDDGQPESEYDIYVSSAHASMHQLPQTTTLPKPLGILLPAGSRHSFGKEVSFCPVVSKYCWQEQSSEEPTEDHFHSSEGEQGPPSDDEQMDPTLVHNTRENENIVALFEPEPEHHLREPTIAQKFTGFNTKALFSASAHAEKKSSCEESANVKNKANLATPDCRDQRTEAKTTLEPEPALSSTVSLKPCAVANSSCREETPSDVTEEPASATARPLSLPILSEPPTNRAHHILYSSQQLRRYEPKASPINKMPPAQELSGQAAAVVRTDEKHPTSRSLFSRFTHGLRFSLRRKKKQQQQEPSQVKASPGKEFRQSPERGQSVDFVHIPLKPQRSLQCGRLDDTVVTETSSGNVHSLQQQEQLGKTSTLQRVTGKPPLPKMPPRSGILTHAPQETTGETVSCHRTEALPSVEREHCNQLTGQLMDKVRATRMRDTGLSSQTEVAQETHTVNRLTGHGNATRPTVVTAVPVSVAPVEEVDKMGLIETNLDTHETVISGKTRSLMDITYNPLSVPHKRYIVKRLNVNSVAYDVDELDGKVKPSPGGMASVRRPHKSMEFLLDKENQKNVLPPENELQKSHDHNPGALSEHQLRVQASLQRLNIPDWFRHYSKGPEKAADGENACTSAAGGGYRPGNFTRKRTQESGRWQALNSKTTSLSSLGSQRSDRSPLLMSPSAHSHHGGQSSYSCGSTTIHGPAPVQIGMGATRWSTSHLNSTQMSPGASQRGSFTRGAPINSSFMSVASGSGLLRNSYRQPYLGWRSTEKLSQRTPHERLANSLLSQRTTPPSTRADNETRALHSVSTEIQSSIKEVTSAIVHFVNDQQQSQHPRSRSTSPNSRCWLESSFVGTRTLDSPQTPVIDNSPPELARKQQQLHPHQVHLDVGLSPAVSAGQLPHRMNGMNRIGNGGVPTRNIAPERSLSSASLEDVLASLLGLPTAFLSGQNSNSYSSYTPNAATTGMNLRSFSAAAGGAIGRRAAAASSPE, encoded by the exons ATGGGTACAATTTGTTCCTTGTCAGCTGCACTAAGTTGTAACATTGCTTATAGATTTCCTATCTATGAAATGGAGCATTTAGATCTGGCCGGCTATCTTGGCCACGCTCCTCAAAGTTGGAATACTCTGGGAACCTTTCAGGAGCAAG ATGCTGTTTACCTATCTAGCTCGCGACAAATGTTGGAACCAATCTTGGAGGAGACTAGCGAGGATGAGGAACGTGCCCGAAGTAGCTTCATTGTAAGCCTAGATCACCGCTCCACCCTCTGGAGCTCTACGGAGTCTGAAACTGGATCAGTCTTACGCATAGAAACGATTAAGG ATGTCGATGCTGTTTCTGAGAGGGACTTTGTCTGCCCACCCAAGCGACCAAGGCGCAGCCATGACTTAAATTCTGGCCAGATTCCAGAGGATTGCGTGCAACTTCGCCGCCCTATGTCTTACGATCCCGAGTACCACAATAGCTTTGAACGCTTTCTGGCTTTGGAGGCATGTGCTCGCGATAGCTTCGGAAGCCAGGGCCAACGCAGCAGTATAGGTAGTAGGCGGGGGGGCACCTTCGACGATTTTTATTCCGACAGGGACTCCGCCCACTCGCTATCTCGCAGCTCCTCCCTGGTACAGTTCGAGTCCTTGGAACGCCAGCTCACGCTCCAGGAGCAGCATCAGAGTATGAACAGTCTGGGCAACAGTTCGCCCTCGCTCACCTGCGAGTCTGGTGCGGCAACGCGGGCCAGGACCAGGGACAGCAGTCCAGACAGTAGGAAGGGATCAGCCCCGACGCTGTCCCTGCTAAAGCGTTATGAATCCAGCGACTGTAGTCGTTTGCACCAGACATACTATGAGCTGAACAATCtcaattttgaatataagcagcagcaggaactTCTCTCTAGAAGCCTGCGAGAGACGAAGCTAAAATCTGAGGGCTCCTCTAGCTCCAGCTCGTCCAGCGATAGCAGTGGTCACAGCCTTCTAAGCTCTTGCCTTGTTCCCGATGGTGCTGTTGCAACGGAAGGGGGGAAACAGGATGGGGTATCCTCTCGGCGAATTCCCCCCAACTCAGCTGAGAACCTGTCCGAGGACTCCGGGTACTGCGAGCCACGTACCCTAAAGCGGGAAAAGTCCAAATCCATACCAAAGAATTTCGACAAACTTTgcgaagaggaggaggagctgctgtTACTGGAGGAGGGCGCCCCGCATTCTCGCGACTTCAAAGACGAGCATGATTTGTGTCAGACCGAAATAGAGCAGACTGCGGATACGGCTGCATTAGCATGCTCTCCGTCGTCTATAAATAGTTCCCCGGAGAGGGCCAGCTCTGAATCGGAATCGGCATCGCCGCTGCCATCGCCGACCGGATCGGCATCAACGTCGTCTGCCGCCTCGTTCACTTGGCTACACAACAGTTTGCCAGATATCCGCGAGCCACGAGGTCCACTCTCTGGGGGAATTAACAATTCAAAGCCCAAGACAAACGGCAGCGTTCTGGCCACCACCAGAAAAAACAGTGGCAGCACCCGGAGCAGCAGCTCCGCCGATAGCTGTGACGGTTTATCGCTCCTCGGCCCCACCCATTCACTCAACGAGCTCCAGGTGCTTGAACGGAGGCGGCGACCACGTCAGATTCGCCCCAGCCAGAGAAACAGTCACAGCAACAGTTCCAGTGAGGAACTGGAGGAGCTGGACAACTTCTTTGTTGCCTGCCACACCCCGCCAATGATCCGACGCAGTTTCAGCTGGAACGAACGAGCTAGAAAAGTAGTGGGAGTGGCAAGTGCCGGATATTTGAACGCTAGTTACCAAAACCTAACTCTATTGAACTACACGGATAACTGGCTGCCGGCAGAGCTTCTTCAGAAGAACCACAAGAGGAGCCCAGCAGAAGAAATGTCGAAACAAAGCAGTAAAACTTGCGGAAACTACGAGCACATGATATGTAAGGGAAACTTTTTGCTGGATGAGATCAGCAAGGTTTATGACAAAAACGTTTCTATACTGACGGATAAGCCGGTGCTGGATACCAAGCTCTCTGCGCCAGAGGAATGTGATTTAAATGCTCCGATTGAATGCTCGAAGGTGCAGCACGTACAGCTAAACATAAAGCCACCGCCGCGCCAGAAACGTTTGACTCAACAGCCGCCAGCCGCCATAACCTTTAATGGCCTTGTTAAAACATTTGACCAGGATCCCACTAATTTGCGAACCTCTTACACCCAAAGCCTAGAGCGGTGCCACCTTGACGAGCAAGAAACGGCAAAGCCTGCTTCGTACCCGCCGTCAGTCATCTCACAACGGTTCCTGCCCAAACGGCGTTTCCAGTCCCAGACGTCGGCGGCTATGCAGCGAAGTCTGGTAAGCAGCACGCCAAATCTCGCGGCCAGCGACGACGGGCAGCCGGAATCCGAGTACGATATCTACGTGAGCAGTGCACACGCCTCGATGCACCAGTTGCCGCAGACAACAACGCTCCCGAAGCCGCTGGGGATTCTGCTTCCAGCTGGATCGCGCCATTCTTTTGGCAAGGAGGTAAGCTTCTGCCCAGTGGTAAGCAAGTACTGTTGGCAGGAGCAGTCGTCAGAGGAGCCCACCGAGGATCACTTTCACTCCAGCGAGGGCGAGCAGGGCCCGCCCAGCGACGACGAACAGATGGACCCCACTTTGGTGCACAACACTAGAGAGAACGAAAACATCGTTGCGCTCTTCGAGCCGGAGCCAGAGCATCATCTAAGAGAGCCGACGATCGCACAAAAG TTTACCGGTTTCAATACCAAAGCGCTCTTCTCCGCCTCCGCACACGCAGAGAAAAAATCATCATGTGAAGAGAGCGCCAATGttaaaaacaaagcaaactTAGCCACACCCGATTGCCGCGATCAAAGAACCGAAGCTAAGACCACCCTAGAACCTGAGCCCGCTTTAAGCAGCACAGTCAGTCTAAAACCTTGTGCCGTTGCGAACTCGTCTTGCCGAGAAGAAACTCCGAGCGATGTCACTGAGGAACCTGCTTCTGCGACTGCAAGACCGCTTAGCCTACCGATCCTTAGCGAGCCGCCTACCAACCGCGCTCACCACATCCTGTACTCATCCCAGCAACTAAGGCGCTACGAACCGAAGGCGTCGCCGATTAACAAGATGCCGCCGGCCCAAGAACTTAGCGGGCAGGCCGCGGCTGTTGTGAGGACGGACGAGAAACATCCAACCTCCAGAAGCCTCTTCTCCAGGTTCACCCACGGGCTGAGATTCTCGTTACGTCGcaaaaagaagcagcagcagcaagagcCTTCGCAGGTCAAGGCGTCGCCCGGAAAGGAGTTCAGGCAGAGCCCGGAGAGGGGCCAATCGGTCGACTTTGTGCACATCCCTTTAAAGCCGCAAAGAAGTTTGCAATGTGGCCGACTGGACGATACTGTTGTGACCGAGACAAGCAGTGGCAACGTGCACAGCTTGCAGCAACAGGAACAGCTGGGCAAGACCTCAACTCTGCAAAGGGTGACTGGCAAGCCGCCACTGCCCAAGATGCCACCACGAAGTGGCATCCTAACGCATGCGCCTCAGGAAACGACTGGTGAAACTGTCAGTTGCCACCGCACCGAGGCGTTGCCGAGCGTCGAACGAGAACACTGCAATCAGTTAACCGGACAGTTGATGGATAAGGTTCGAGCAACGAGAATGCGGGACACCGGGCTCAGCTCGCAGACAGAAGTCGCCCAAGAGACACATACGGTTAATCGACTGACCGGACACGGCAACGCGACTAGACCGACCGTGGTTACCGCCGTTCCGGTTTCCGTTGCTCCTGTCGAAGAGGTCGACAAGATGGGTTTGATCGAGACCAATCTGGACACTCATGAAACGGTTATATCGGGAAAGACACGGTCTCTTATGGATATAACTTACAACCCACTTAGCGTGCCACACAAGCGATACATCGTAAAGCGTCTAAATGTAAACAGCGTTGCTTATGACGTGGATGAATTGGACGGGAAGGTTAAACCCTCGCCTGGTGGAATGGCATCGGTACGCAGGCCGCACAAGAGTATGGAATTTCTGCTAGACAAGGAGAaccagaaaaatgttttg CCCCCTGAAAACGAACTGCAGAAATCACATGACCACAATCCAGGCGCACTAAGCGAGCATCAACTGCGCGTCCAGGCGTCGCTTCAGCGACTTAATATTCCTGACTGGTTCCGTCATTACAGCAAAGGCCCCGAAAAGGCAGCAGATGGCGAAAACGCATGCACAAGTGCGGCTGGCGGTGGGTACCGACCTGGCAACTTTACCCGCAAACGCACACAGGAATCGGGGCGCTGGCAAGCGCTCAACTCAAAGACGACTTCCCTCAGCTCGCTGGGATCTCAACGCTCCGACCGAAGTCCTTTGTTGATGAGTCCCTCAGCGCACAGCCATCACGGCGGCCAAAGCTCCTATTCATGTGGGTCGACGACAATTCACGGTCCGGCACCTGTGCAGATAGGTATGGGTGCCACTCGCTGGTCTACCTCGCATCTGAATTCCACTCAGATGTCTCCCGGTGCCTCGCAGCGCGGAAGCTTTACGCGCGGCGCGCCCATTAATAGCAGCTTTATGTCTGTGGCCAGTGGCAGCGGCTTGTtgcgcaattcctaccgacaGCCGTATTTGGGTTGGCGCAGCACAGAGAAGCTCTCCCAGCGAACGCCCCACGAACG TCTGGCCAATTCGCTGCTGAGCCAACGGACAACTCCGCCCTCCACACGGGCAGACAATGAAACCCGCGCCTTACATTCTGTATCGACAGAGATTCAAAGCTCCATTAAGGAAGTCACATCCGCCATCGTTCACTTCGTGAACGACCAGCAGCAGTCGCAACATCCGCGGAGCCGTTCTACCAGTCCAAATTCAAG GTGCTGGCTGGAAAGCAGCTTTGTTGGTACACGGACCCTGGACTCACCGCAAACACCCGTTATTGACAACAGTCCGCCAGAATTAGCacgaaagcagcagcagctccaccCGCACCAAGTGCATCTGGATGTCGGTCTGTCACCTGCAGTCTCCGCTGGTCAGCTGCCACATCGCATGAACGGAATGAATCGTATCGGCAACGGTGGCG TACCAACACGTAATATAGCACCCGAACGGTCGTTAAGCAGCGCCTCGCTAGAAGATGTACTAGCCTCGCTATTAGGACTACCAACTGCCTTCTTATCCGGCCAGAACAGCAATTCCTACAGCAGCTACACTCCCAATGCGGCGACAACAGGTATGAACCT GCGCAGCTTCTCGGCAGCAGCTGGAGGTGCAATCGGCCGCCGAGCAGCAGCGGCTTCGTCGCCGGAGTGA
- the LOC117135175 gene encoding uncharacterized protein LOC117135175 isoform X6 has product MGTICSLSAALSCNIAYRFPIYEMEHLDLAGYLGHAPQSWNTLGTFQEQDAVYLSSSRQMLEPILEETSEDEERARSSFIVSLDHRSTLWSSTESETGSVLRIETIKDVDAVSERDFVCPPKRPRRSHDLNSGQIPEDCVQLRRPMSYDPEYHNSFERFLALEACARDSFGSQGQRSSIGSRRGGTFDDFYSDRDSAHSLSRSSSLVQFESLERQLTLQEQHQSMNSLGNSSPSLTCESGAATRARTRDSSPDSRKGSAPTLSLLKRYESSDCSRLHQTYYELNNLNFEYKQQQELLSRSLRETKLKSEGSSSSSSSSDSSGHSLLSSCLVPDGAVATEGGKQDGVSSRRIPPNSAENLSEDSGYCEPRTLKREKSKSIPKNFDKLCEEEEELLLLEEGAPHSRDFKDEHDLCQTEIEQTADTAALACSPSSINSSPERASSESESASPLPSPTGSASTSSAASFTWLHNSLPDIREPRGPLSGGINNSKPKTNGSVLATTRKNSGSTRSSSSADSCDGLSLLGPTHSLNELQVLERRRRPRQIRPSQRNSHSNSSSEELEELDNFFVACHTPPMIRRSFSWNERARKVVGVASAGYLNASYQNLTLLNYTDNWLPAELLQKNHKRSPAEEMSKQSSKTCGNYEHMICKGNFLLDEISKVYDKNVSILTDKPVLDTKLSAPEECDLNAPIECSKVQHVQLNIKPPPRQKRLTQQPPAAITFNGLVKTFDQDPTNLRTSYTQSLERCHLDEQETAKPASYPPSVISQRFLPKRRFQSQTSAAMQRSLVSSTPNLAASDDGQPESEYDIYVSSAHASMHQLPQTTTLPKPLGILLPAGSRHSFGKEVSFCPVVSKYCWQEQSSEEPTEDHFHSSEGEQGPPSDDEQMDPTLVHNTRENENIVALFEPEPEHHLREPTIAQKFTGFNTKALFSASAHAEKKSSCEESANVKNKANLATPDCRDQRTEAKTTLEPEPALSSTVSLKPCAVANSSCREETPSDVTEEPASATARPLSLPILSEPPTNRAHHILYSSQQLRRYEPKASPINKMPPAQELSGQAAAVVRTDEKHPTSRSLFSRFTHGLRFSLRRKKKQQQQEPSQVKASPGKEFRQSPERGQSVDFVHIPLKPQRSLQCGRLDDTVVTETSSGNVHSLQQQEQLGKTSTLQRVTGKPPLPKMPPRSGILTHAPQETTGETVSCHRTEALPSVEREHCNQLTGQLMDKVRATRMRDTGLSSQTEVAQETHTVNRLTGHGNATRPTVVTAVPVSVAPVEEVDKMGLIETNLDTHETVISGKTRSLMDITYNPLSVPHKRYIVKRLNVNSVAYDVDELDGKVKPSPGGMASVRRPHKSMEFLLDKENQKNVLPPENELQKSHDHNPGALSEHQLRVQASLQRLNIPDWFRHYSKGPEKAADGENACTSAAGGGYRPGNFTRKRTQESGRWQALNSKTTSLSSLGSQRSDRSPLLMSPSAHSHHGGQSSYSCGSTTIHGPAPVQIGMGATRWSTSHLNSTQMSPGASQRGSFTRGAPINSSFMSVASGSGLLRNSYRQPYLGWRSTEKLSQRTPHERLANSLLSQRTTPPSTRADNETRALHSVSTEIQSSIKEVTSAIVHFVNDQQQSQHPRSRSTSPNSRCWLESSFVGTRTLDSPQTPVIDNSPPELARKQQQLHPHQVHLDVGLSPAVSAGQLPHRMNGMNRIGNGGVPTRNIAPERSLSSASLEDVLASLLGLPTAFLSGQNSNSYSSYTPNAATTGMNLRRSFSAAAGGAIGRRAAAASSPE; this is encoded by the exons ATGGGTACAATTTGTTCCTTGTCAGCTGCACTAAGTTGTAACATTGCTTATAGATTTCCTATCTATGAAATGGAGCATTTAGATCTGGCCGGCTATCTTGGCCACGCTCCTCAAAGTTGGAATACTCTGGGAACCTTTCAGGAGCAAG ATGCTGTTTACCTATCTAGCTCGCGACAAATGTTGGAACCAATCTTGGAGGAGACTAGCGAGGATGAGGAACGTGCCCGAAGTAGCTTCATTGTAAGCCTAGATCACCGCTCCACCCTCTGGAGCTCTACGGAGTCTGAAACTGGATCAGTCTTACGCATAGAAACGATTAAGG ATGTCGATGCTGTTTCTGAGAGGGACTTTGTCTGCCCACCCAAGCGACCAAGGCGCAGCCATGACTTAAATTCTGGCCAGATTCCAGAGGATTGCGTGCAACTTCGCCGCCCTATGTCTTACGATCCCGAGTACCACAATAGCTTTGAACGCTTTCTGGCTTTGGAGGCATGTGCTCGCGATAGCTTCGGAAGCCAGGGCCAACGCAGCAGTATAGGTAGTAGGCGGGGGGGCACCTTCGACGATTTTTATTCCGACAGGGACTCCGCCCACTCGCTATCTCGCAGCTCCTCCCTGGTACAGTTCGAGTCCTTGGAACGCCAGCTCACGCTCCAGGAGCAGCATCAGAGTATGAACAGTCTGGGCAACAGTTCGCCCTCGCTCACCTGCGAGTCTGGTGCGGCAACGCGGGCCAGGACCAGGGACAGCAGTCCAGACAGTAGGAAGGGATCAGCCCCGACGCTGTCCCTGCTAAAGCGTTATGAATCCAGCGACTGTAGTCGTTTGCACCAGACATACTATGAGCTGAACAATCtcaattttgaatataagcagcagcaggaactTCTCTCTAGAAGCCTGCGAGAGACGAAGCTAAAATCTGAGGGCTCCTCTAGCTCCAGCTCGTCCAGCGATAGCAGTGGTCACAGCCTTCTAAGCTCTTGCCTTGTTCCCGATGGTGCTGTTGCAACGGAAGGGGGGAAACAGGATGGGGTATCCTCTCGGCGAATTCCCCCCAACTCAGCTGAGAACCTGTCCGAGGACTCCGGGTACTGCGAGCCACGTACCCTAAAGCGGGAAAAGTCCAAATCCATACCAAAGAATTTCGACAAACTTTgcgaagaggaggaggagctgctgtTACTGGAGGAGGGCGCCCCGCATTCTCGCGACTTCAAAGACGAGCATGATTTGTGTCAGACCGAAATAGAGCAGACTGCGGATACGGCTGCATTAGCATGCTCTCCGTCGTCTATAAATAGTTCCCCGGAGAGGGCCAGCTCTGAATCGGAATCGGCATCGCCGCTGCCATCGCCGACCGGATCGGCATCAACGTCGTCTGCCGCCTCGTTCACTTGGCTACACAACAGTTTGCCAGATATCCGCGAGCCACGAGGTCCACTCTCTGGGGGAATTAACAATTCAAAGCCCAAGACAAACGGCAGCGTTCTGGCCACCACCAGAAAAAACAGTGGCAGCACCCGGAGCAGCAGCTCCGCCGATAGCTGTGACGGTTTATCGCTCCTCGGCCCCACCCATTCACTCAACGAGCTCCAGGTGCTTGAACGGAGGCGGCGACCACGTCAGATTCGCCCCAGCCAGAGAAACAGTCACAGCAACAGTTCCAGTGAGGAACTGGAGGAGCTGGACAACTTCTTTGTTGCCTGCCACACCCCGCCAATGATCCGACGCAGTTTCAGCTGGAACGAACGAGCTAGAAAAGTAGTGGGAGTGGCAAGTGCCGGATATTTGAACGCTAGTTACCAAAACCTAACTCTATTGAACTACACGGATAACTGGCTGCCGGCAGAGCTTCTTCAGAAGAACCACAAGAGGAGCCCAGCAGAAGAAATGTCGAAACAAAGCAGTAAAACTTGCGGAAACTACGAGCACATGATATGTAAGGGAAACTTTTTGCTGGATGAGATCAGCAAGGTTTATGACAAAAACGTTTCTATACTGACGGATAAGCCGGTGCTGGATACCAAGCTCTCTGCGCCAGAGGAATGTGATTTAAATGCTCCGATTGAATGCTCGAAGGTGCAGCACGTACAGCTAAACATAAAGCCACCGCCGCGCCAGAAACGTTTGACTCAACAGCCGCCAGCCGCCATAACCTTTAATGGCCTTGTTAAAACATTTGACCAGGATCCCACTAATTTGCGAACCTCTTACACCCAAAGCCTAGAGCGGTGCCACCTTGACGAGCAAGAAACGGCAAAGCCTGCTTCGTACCCGCCGTCAGTCATCTCACAACGGTTCCTGCCCAAACGGCGTTTCCAGTCCCAGACGTCGGCGGCTATGCAGCGAAGTCTGGTAAGCAGCACGCCAAATCTCGCGGCCAGCGACGACGGGCAGCCGGAATCCGAGTACGATATCTACGTGAGCAGTGCACACGCCTCGATGCACCAGTTGCCGCAGACAACAACGCTCCCGAAGCCGCTGGGGATTCTGCTTCCAGCTGGATCGCGCCATTCTTTTGGCAAGGAGGTAAGCTTCTGCCCAGTGGTAAGCAAGTACTGTTGGCAGGAGCAGTCGTCAGAGGAGCCCACCGAGGATCACTTTCACTCCAGCGAGGGCGAGCAGGGCCCGCCCAGCGACGACGAACAGATGGACCCCACTTTGGTGCACAACACTAGAGAGAACGAAAACATCGTTGCGCTCTTCGAGCCGGAGCCAGAGCATCATCTAAGAGAGCCGACGATCGCACAAAAG TTTACCGGTTTCAATACCAAAGCGCTCTTCTCCGCCTCCGCACACGCAGAGAAAAAATCATCATGTGAAGAGAGCGCCAATGttaaaaacaaagcaaactTAGCCACACCCGATTGCCGCGATCAAAGAACCGAAGCTAAGACCACCCTAGAACCTGAGCCCGCTTTAAGCAGCACAGTCAGTCTAAAACCTTGTGCCGTTGCGAACTCGTCTTGCCGAGAAGAAACTCCGAGCGATGTCACTGAGGAACCTGCTTCTGCGACTGCAAGACCGCTTAGCCTACCGATCCTTAGCGAGCCGCCTACCAACCGCGCTCACCACATCCTGTACTCATCCCAGCAACTAAGGCGCTACGAACCGAAGGCGTCGCCGATTAACAAGATGCCGCCGGCCCAAGAACTTAGCGGGCAGGCCGCGGCTGTTGTGAGGACGGACGAGAAACATCCAACCTCCAGAAGCCTCTTCTCCAGGTTCACCCACGGGCTGAGATTCTCGTTACGTCGcaaaaagaagcagcagcagcaagagcCTTCGCAGGTCAAGGCGTCGCCCGGAAAGGAGTTCAGGCAGAGCCCGGAGAGGGGCCAATCGGTCGACTTTGTGCACATCCCTTTAAAGCCGCAAAGAAGTTTGCAATGTGGCCGACTGGACGATACTGTTGTGACCGAGACAAGCAGTGGCAACGTGCACAGCTTGCAGCAACAGGAACAGCTGGGCAAGACCTCAACTCTGCAAAGGGTGACTGGCAAGCCGCCACTGCCCAAGATGCCACCACGAAGTGGCATCCTAACGCATGCGCCTCAGGAAACGACTGGTGAAACTGTCAGTTGCCACCGCACCGAGGCGTTGCCGAGCGTCGAACGAGAACACTGCAATCAGTTAACCGGACAGTTGATGGATAAGGTTCGAGCAACGAGAATGCGGGACACCGGGCTCAGCTCGCAGACAGAAGTCGCCCAAGAGACACATACGGTTAATCGACTGACCGGACACGGCAACGCGACTAGACCGACCGTGGTTACCGCCGTTCCGGTTTCCGTTGCTCCTGTCGAAGAGGTCGACAAGATGGGTTTGATCGAGACCAATCTGGACACTCATGAAACGGTTATATCGGGAAAGACACGGTCTCTTATGGATATAACTTACAACCCACTTAGCGTGCCACACAAGCGATACATCGTAAAGCGTCTAAATGTAAACAGCGTTGCTTATGACGTGGATGAATTGGACGGGAAGGTTAAACCCTCGCCTGGTGGAATGGCATCGGTACGCAGGCCGCACAAGAGTATGGAATTTCTGCTAGACAAGGAGAaccagaaaaatgttttg CCCCCTGAAAACGAACTGCAGAAATCACATGACCACAATCCAGGCGCACTAAGCGAGCATCAACTGCGCGTCCAGGCGTCGCTTCAGCGACTTAATATTCCTGACTGGTTCCGTCATTACAGCAAAGGCCCCGAAAAGGCAGCAGATGGCGAAAACGCATGCACAAGTGCGGCTGGCGGTGGGTACCGACCTGGCAACTTTACCCGCAAACGCACACAGGAATCGGGGCGCTGGCAAGCGCTCAACTCAAAGACGACTTCCCTCAGCTCGCTGGGATCTCAACGCTCCGACCGAAGTCCTTTGTTGATGAGTCCCTCAGCGCACAGCCATCACGGCGGCCAAAGCTCCTATTCATGTGGGTCGACGACAATTCACGGTCCGGCACCTGTGCAGATAGGTATGGGTGCCACTCGCTGGTCTACCTCGCATCTGAATTCCACTCAGATGTCTCCCGGTGCCTCGCAGCGCGGAAGCTTTACGCGCGGCGCGCCCATTAATAGCAGCTTTATGTCTGTGGCCAGTGGCAGCGGCTTGTtgcgcaattcctaccgacaGCCGTATTTGGGTTGGCGCAGCACAGAGAAGCTCTCCCAGCGAACGCCCCACGAACG TCTGGCCAATTCGCTGCTGAGCCAACGGACAACTCCGCCCTCCACACGGGCAGACAATGAAACCCGCGCCTTACATTCTGTATCGACAGAGATTCAAAGCTCCATTAAGGAAGTCACATCCGCCATCGTTCACTTCGTGAACGACCAGCAGCAGTCGCAACATCCGCGGAGCCGTTCTACCAGTCCAAATTCAAG GTGCTGGCTGGAAAGCAGCTTTGTTGGTACACGGACCCTGGACTCACCGCAAACACCCGTTATTGACAACAGTCCGCCAGAATTAGCacgaaagcagcagcagctccaccCGCACCAAGTGCATCTGGATGTCGGTCTGTCACCTGCAGTCTCCGCTGGTCAGCTGCCACATCGCATGAACGGAATGAATCGTATCGGCAACGGTGGCG TACCAACACGTAATATAGCACCCGAACGGTCGTTAAGCAGCGCCTCGCTAGAAGATGTACTAGCCTCGCTATTAGGACTACCAACTGCCTTCTTATCCGGCCAGAACAGCAATTCCTACAGCAGCTACACTCCCAATGCGGCGACAACAGGTATGAACCT cagGCGCAGCTTCTCGGCAGCAGCTGGAGGTGCAATCGGCCGCCGAGCAGCAGCGGCTTCGTCGCCGGAGTGA